The Agaribacterium sp. ZY112 genome includes the window CGAAATCACTGCGGATCTACTCGAGACTGAAGATTCCATCGCAGGCGCGACTACCGAGATTTTCACCGGTACTATTTACGATGCCGACGGTAATATCTCTTTCTATGAGCACAGTGATGACAGTGTTCGTTTGTACATCGATGGTCAGTTAGTACTTTCGAATGACAGCTGGGAAAACTCGTCTCAAACAGCCAACTTGAACCTAAGTCCAGGTACTCACGACTTTGAACTACGTCTTGGTAATGACGATGGCGGTAGTGGCCCTGTAGACGGTATCGGTTTTGGTATCGATGTTGACGGTGGTACTAACTTCGTACACCCATCTGACCTTAGCTCGAATATCTTTAATACAAAAGGTAACGTTACGGTTAACGGCGATCCAAATCGCAGAATCGGTGGTGGTTTTTACATCGAACTAGAAGACTTTGACGCAACAGGCACTACCGGCCGCGTTGGTGGTGACAGTGTTGAAGGCTTCAGTGCAACAGCGACCGGTGTTAGCTGGGTAACTAATGGCGACTGGGGTGACTATAACAACGTTGAGTTTGCAGAAGCCGGTACTTACCGTGCGTACTTTACTGCCGCAACAGGTAGTGCTGGTAGCTATGGTGTGCGTGTTGACGTAGACGGTTACGTTGCAGCTTGGGGTTACTTTGACCACACTGGTGGATACGAGTCTCCTGCTGAAATTGAACTCTACGGCGGTGACTTTGTTATTGAGCAAGCCGGTTCCTACGACGTACGCATCGAAGCAGTTGGTGGTTCAAACTGGCAGTGGAGCGGTGACAGCCTTCGTATTGTTAAAGTCGGCGATAACACTGTACGCCCAATGGCGCTATACAACCCTGCTGAGCATGTGCTTTCTGAAGTTGACGGCCCTGCAATTGGCCTTCAGTACCTGAAAGAGCCTACGGAAATTCCTGCAGCGAACAAAGTATTGAAATCAGACGTGTGGTACACCTACCCTCAGAACAACGAGATGGAAGGTTATAGCATTGAAGAATTTGGTGCGACTGGCTCTTTCTGGGGTCATCCTCCAGAGCACGACTTCTATGATGAAACCACCATTGTTGAGTGGGCTGATCTAGTTGAAGGTTACCAAGCCATGGGCCTTGAATACACCGCGCGCGGTGAATTCGACTGGGGTTTCCGTTGGGCAACTGAATACCTAACTCACTCAGAGCCTCACTATGTGAAAACGCTTGATGACCGCAATGTAAGAATGACCTTTATGGGTTATCTTTCTTACAACGGCTTCAATAACAACTGGTTAAGTAATCACAGCCCTGCCTTTGTTCCACACTTGAAGTCACAGGTTGACCAACTTCTTAAAGCCAACCCAGACAAGTTAATGTTTGATACTCAAACTAACTCAACGCGTACCACAGATATGCGTACCTTTGGTGGTGATTTCTCGCACTACGCGATGGAGAACTTCCGAGTTTGGTTAAGCAAGAAGTACGGCCCTGTTCAGCTTTCTGCGATGGGTATTGCTGATATCAACAGCTTTGACTACGGCGAGTTCTTAAGAGGCCAAGGTATCACTCATACTCAGTGGACCAACGCCGGTAACACACTCGATGCCGACATTCCGATGCAAGAAGATTTCATCTACTTCAACCGTGATGTATGGAACCAGAAGTTTGCTGAAGTTACGGATTACATCCGCAGCGTACGCCCTAACATTGAAGTCGGTGCAAGTACTCAGTTGTTTGAGTCACGTGGTTATCTCTTTAACGAAGATGTTACCTTCCTAGCGAACGAATTGTTCCTAGATATGAGTAACTCTCTTACCGCGTTGCCTACCAACATCATTGCTCAACTTAAAGCTGCTGAAGCGGTTGATAAGACCTTAGCTTTCTTCCCTTATCCTTCTGAGTTCAGCAAGCTTCGCGATGCCGATGCACCTCGTTATGGTCGTGGCTGGGTAACTTTAGCTTATGCCTACGGTGGTTTATTCTCGATTCCTGCCAACGTTTGGATCGGTGCTGCCGATGCTTACACTTGGTCTCCAGGCGCTGAGAACTATGCCGACATCTATCGTTTTGTTCGTGACAATGAGCAATTATTTGATGGTTACGAGTCTTACTCAAAAGCCGCCGTTGTTCACGCCATGTACTCTTCAATGAAAGCGAACTTGCTTAATGGTGGTAATGAGATTCTAGCCAGTACTCGAATCCTCACTTACGATAACATCAACTTTGATATGTTGGTATTTGGTGATGAAGGCTACCCTGTTGTACCTCGTCAAGAAGACTTTGATAAGTTTGATCACATCTTCTACGACGGTGACTTGCGTTACCTAACTGCTGAGCAACAAGCTGTATTAGATGCTCAAGGTGCCAAGGTTCGCCATCTTGGTCAGCGCGGTACGGTTGATGGCATTGCTATTGACGTATCGATTAACGGTGTTGAAGCAAATGAAACAGTGACAGCGGTATCTCGTGTTCACGAGAGCAACTCAAGCGCACCTTATGTACTGCACTTGGTTAACCGTCCGTTCGCTGGTGGTGTAACACCAACGCTAAGCGGTGTTGAAATTGCCATTCCTGCGGATTACTTCCCAGAAGCGCTAACTTCAGCCACCTTGCACTTGCCTGGCGGTACTAGCACACCTCTAACGCTATCTACCAATGCTAATGGTGATAAAGTTGTGGTTGTTAATAATCTTGAAGTTTGGGGTATGCTGGAATTAGGTCACTAATTTCT containing:
- a CDS encoding carbohydrate-binding protein, which produces MKLKTKKALRRASVALSSMSLLAIGTSAIGETLTVEAESFVNLGGTYSDGNPSWPTPINIYAVNGTTGVNFVNNGDYMDFDINAAGGVYDIEYLVGTSVTANANIEFFLKENGAWVSLGTTAVPTTSWDDFQPLAASYQVTLPAGASQIRVQATGANWQWNMDALTLTSLTPVPDPDPDPGEPTDDVVVEAESFFSTGTDGSGDATFGFGVTAQGINWNTSGDWADYHVTFEQPGTYSVVLAAGTPMTGDVNASVSVEGSTASGAISPTGGWDTYLPFSLDGQISIPTAGTYTVRLQSAGSQTWQWNADSFSFVYEGVVTDPSPSPSPSVSPSPSPSPSPSVSPSPSPSPSPSASPSPLPSPSPSPSPSGDPSDDDYPYNHNGAGLSWGYVAGAMNETDANPNYEITADLLETEDSIAGATTEIFTGTIYDADGNISFYEHSDDSVRLYIDGQLVLSNDSWENSSQTANLNLSPGTHDFELRLGNDDGGSGPVDGIGFGIDVDGGTNFVHPSDLSSNIFNTKGNVTVNGDPNRRIGGGFYIELEDFDATGTTGRVGGDSVEGFSATATGVSWVTNGDWGDYNNVEFAEAGTYRAYFTAATGSAGSYGVRVDVDGYVAAWGYFDHTGGYESPAEIELYGGDFVIEQAGSYDVRIEAVGGSNWQWSGDSLRIVKVGDNTVRPMALYNPAEHVLSEVDGPAIGLQYLKEPTEIPAANKVLKSDVWYTYPQNNEMEGYSIEEFGATGSFWGHPPEHDFYDETTIVEWADLVEGYQAMGLEYTARGEFDWGFRWATEYLTHSEPHYVKTLDDRNVRMTFMGYLSYNGFNNNWLSNHSPAFVPHLKSQVDQLLKANPDKLMFDTQTNSTRTTDMRTFGGDFSHYAMENFRVWLSKKYGPVQLSAMGIADINSFDYGEFLRGQGITHTQWTNAGNTLDADIPMQEDFIYFNRDVWNQKFAEVTDYIRSVRPNIEVGASTQLFESRGYLFNEDVTFLANELFLDMSNSLTALPTNIIAQLKAAEAVDKTLAFFPYPSEFSKLRDADAPRYGRGWVTLAYAYGGLFSIPANVWIGAADAYTWSPGAENYADIYRFVRDNEQLFDGYESYSKAAVVHAMYSSMKANLLNGGNEILASTRILTYDNINFDMLVFGDEGYPVVPRQEDFDKFDHIFYDGDLRYLTAEQQAVLDAQGAKVRHLGQRGTVDGIAIDVSINGVEANETVTAVSRVHESNSSAPYVLHLVNRPFAGGVTPTLSGVEIAIPADYFPEALTSATLHLPGGTSTPLTLSTNANGDKVVVVNNLEVWGMLELGH